The Punica granatum isolate Tunisia-2019 chromosome 4, ASM765513v2, whole genome shotgun sequence genome has a window encoding:
- the LOC116205210 gene encoding pre-mRNA-splicing factor CWC25 homolog, which produces MALKFLNKKGWHTGSLRNIENVWKAEQKHEEEQKKLEELRKQIQEERERNEFRLLQEQAGIVPRQERLDFLYDSGLAVGKGSSEGVLFKSLDKGDALSEAAASSSSAQQASASGVPGALFEDKSNSANDAWRKLHSDPLLLIRKREQEALARIKNNPVQMAMIRKSAGEKEDKDDGKKERRKKHHHKDSKHKKHVSSEPADSSNASDEAEKESRKKSRKSSNRDEYRRRARSDSEDESSDTEIRRRKSRHEYIRNKETSVDGLTDRRSGRDDNQDRRNHEKTQRERYYSEGPSNSDVSRRERERKYFHEESASKYGSRTDSRNDSSNYKRRNVAPKISEEERAARLQEMQMDAELHEEQRWKRLKKADDNDASEANRDVSSRGKNFLDAIQKSVYGAEKGGSSTIEESVRRRTYYSQHRSQTGEGNAFRRS; this is translated from the exons ATGGCGTTGAAGTTCTTGAACAAGAAGGGATGGCACACGGGGAGCCTCCGGAACATAGAGAACGTATGGAAGGCGGAGCAGAAGCACGAGGAGGAGCAGAAGAAGTTGGAGGAGCTTCGCAAGCAGATCCAGGAAGAGAGAGAACGCAACGAGTTCCGCCTTCTCCAAGAACAAGCCGGGATTGTCCC GAGGCAAGAGAGATTGGATTTTCTGTACGATTCAGGTTTAGCTGTTGGAAAGGGGAGCTCCGAAGGTGTGCTGTTCAAGTCACTAGACAAAGGGGATGCCCTGAGTGAGGCAGcggcttcttcttcatcgGCACAGCAGGCATCAGCTTCTGGTGTTCCAGGAGCTCTATTCGAGGATAAGTCGAACTCGGCCAATGATGCCTGGAGGAAGCTGCACTCTGATCCTTTGTTATTGATTCGGAAACGGGAACAGGAGGCACTCGCTCGTATCAAGAACAACCCCGTCCAGATGGCTATGATACGCAAATCT GCTGGAGAAAAGGAAGACAAGGATGATGGGAAGAAAGAACGGCGAAAGAAGCACCATCACAAAGATTCAAAGCATAAGAAACATGTATCTTCTGAGCCAGCAGATTCTAGTAATGCCTCTGATGAAGCCGAGAAGGAAAGCAGAAAGAAATCCCGCAAGAGCTCCAATCGGGATGAGTATCGTAGAAGGGCACGATCAGATTCAGAGGATGAATCAAGTGATACAGAAATTCGTAGGCGGAAGAGTCGTCACGAATATATTAGAAACAAGGAAACATCTGTTGATGGATTGACCGATAGAAGATCTGGAAGGGATGACAATCAAGATAGGAGGAATCATGAGAAAACCCAGCGTGAAAGATATTACTCTGAAGGCCCTTCAAATTCTGATGTTTCTAGAagggaaagggaaagaaaatatttccATGAAGAAAGTGCGTCAAAATATGGTTCAAGAACAGATAGTAGGAATGACTCATCAAATTATAAGCGTCGAAACGTGGCTCCTAAAATTTCTGAGGAAGAGAGAGCAGCGAGGCTGCAGGAGATGCAAATGGATGCAGAGCTGCACGAGGAACAGAGATGGAAGCGTCTGAAGAAAGCTGATGATAATGATGCAAGCGAAGCTAATCGGGATGTCTCATCACGTGGCAAAAACTTCTTGGATGCTATCCAGAAGAGCGTTTATGGGGCAGAGAAGGGTGGAAGCTCCACCATAGAGGAGAGTGTCCGTCGTCGGACTTATTACTCACAACATAGGTCTCAAACAGGCGAGGGCAACGCTTTCAGACGGTCTTGA
- the LOC116204214 gene encoding uncharacterized protein LOC116204214 — MAPKGEGVLEWTEALENAFITILLEKFTRTHTTYWKARDWEQMNKELEEQFPGTILDANKLRQKLRRLRIQYMQFTELIAHTGVGWDETTNTVKANADVWDKFIKKNSSFKTFQNRGCKHYTSLKELFKSKTATGALRISSTDPPKSPETYARMEEEFLAAASSCGKEPINLEEGSGDSDDPVHEVTEPVVTGSRRRVRKRSSTTGSRLQECLDMLKCNLSNRDKDINCTPPETKKSKSVTSPDKPVKGSIEEAMDVLNKMRPSMSIKEYLVASDRLSREEHTRRMFMCLLDDTRLPWVCSLLDP, encoded by the exons ATGGCCCCCAAAGGTGAAGGCGTACTTGAGTGGACTGAAGCGCTGGAGAACGCTTTCATTACCATCTTGCTCGAGAAGTTCACAAGGACGCATACAACATATTGGAAAGCCAGGGACTGGGAACAAATGAATAAGGAGCTGGAAGAGCAATTTCCAGGCACCATTCTCGACGCCAACAAGTTGCGGCAGAAACTACGCAGACTGAGGATCCAATACATGCAGTTCACCGAGCTGATTGCGCACACTGGAGTCGGCTGGGATGAGACAACCAATACCGTAAAGGCGAATGCTGATGTCTGGGATAAGTTTATTAAG AAGAACAGCAGCTTCAAGACTTTTCAGAACAGAGGTTGCAAGCATTACACATCATTAAAAGAGTTGTTCAAGTCTAAGACAGCAACAGGTGCATTACGAATTTCATCCACCGACCCACCAAAGAGCCCAGAAACATATGCACGCATGGAAGAGGAGTTCCTAGCAGCCGCGTCAAGCTGTGGGAAAGAACCGATCAATCTTGAAGAGGGATCCGGCGATAGTGATGACCCCGTTCATGAGGTTACCGAACCAGTTGTTACTGGGTCCCGTCGTCGTGTGCGCAAAAGGAGTTCGACCACCGGGTCGCGGCTGCAGGAGTGCCTTGACATGTTGAAGTGCAATCTCAGCAATAGGGACAAGGACATAAATTGTACCCCTCCTGAAACGAAGAAAAGCAAATCCGTGACGAGCCCCGACAAACCAGTGAAGGGCAGCATCGAGGAGGCGATGGATGTGCTCAATAAAATGCGTCCATCCATGTCCATAAAAGAGTATCTCGTTGCTAGTGATCGACTTTCAAGGGAGGAGCACACACGGCGTATGTTCATGTGCCTTCTCGATGATACAAGGTTGCCATGGGTTTGTAGCCTGCTTGACCCTTGA
- the LOC116204215 gene encoding protein ALP1-like — protein sequence MSRHGNSRRNDNQSRDAQLMGMYLALEIAAAEEDVPRNIPCRTSRLQGKYYIEEVFGNDTRNGITVKEMVGMFLMVVAHSTRLAVVAERFQHSKEMVSRVIKVIAHGIHSLSPTYIRRRNVDVQPEIQSCRKWYPFFQNCIGAIDGTHVSACVPSSMRGAYRDRNNEITQNVLAACSHDMMFTYVVTGWEGSAHDSRILSDAATLELFPAPYGEQYYVVDAGFPNIPGYLALYKGQRWSKDSQSV from the exons ATGTCAAGACATGGGAATTCACGAAGAAATGATAACCAATCAAGAGATGCCCAACTTATGGGGATGTATCTGGCGCTAGAGATTGCGGCGGCCGAAGAAGATGTCCCGCGCAACATTCCTTGTCGAACCTCACGTCTACAAGGCAAATATTACATAGAGGAAGTTTTTGGCAATGACACAAG GAATGGTATAACCGTCAAGGAGATGGTCGGCATGTTCTTAATGGTAGTTGCACATAGTACTCGCTTGGCCGTGGTTGCCGAACGATTTCAGCATTCTAAGGAGATGGTGTCACGAGTCATCAAGGTAATAGCTCATGGAATTCATTCGTTGTCACCAACGTATATAAGACGGAGGAACGTTGATGTGCAGCCGGAAATTCAGAGTTGCCGAAAATGGTACCCATTCTTTCAG AATTGCATTGGAGCAATCGATGGGACCCATGTGTCTGCTTGTGTTCCATCATCGATGAGAGGCGCGTATCGCGATCGGAATAACGAGATTACGCAAAATGTACTCGCCGCTTGTTCGCATGACATGATGTTCACTTATGTCGTCACTGGATGGGAGGGTTCTGCTCATGACTCTCGAATTCTGTCCGATGCCGCTACATTGGAATTATTTCCTGCACCATATGGCG aacaatattatgtagTCGATGCGGGATTCCCTAATATTCCCGGTTACCTGGCTCTTTACAAAGGCCAAAG GTGGTCCAAAGATTCACAGTCTGTATGA